The genome window CTGTGCGCGTGCGGGTAAATTTGCTAGATATTTTTGCAAAAGCGGCTCGACCGCGGTCAAATTTAGATCGCCGACCACGATAAAATCATACGAAGCCGCGTTGGTAAATTTCTCTTTCACTATCTTTTTTACGTCGTTCATCTGCAGCTCGTTTATATCCGCGGCCTCGAGCGGGTTTGTTCGCGGGTTGTTTTCGTAGAAAAATCTCGCAAATTCGTCGCGAAATTTGCGCTCGGGCAGATTTTTGGTTTTTTCCAGCTTTTCAAGCTCGTTTATTTTTGTCTTTTTTAGCGCATTTTCGTCAAATCTAGGCTCGCTAAACTCCAAAAACAGCGCGCGCAAAAGCCACTCGAAGTCCGCGCTAGCCGAGCTTGCGCTGTATCCTTGCGAAAGCTGATCGATAAATTTGCTATAGCTTAGCTGCTTGCCGCTTAGGATTTTGGCCAGATCGTAGTTGCTAAACTCCCCCGCCCCGCTCTCGTTTGAGACCTCTACGGCTAGCGCGCCCTGCTTTGGTTTTGGCAAATTCGACGTGCCGCCGCGACTAACCGCGCTTAGCCAGACGACGTCTTTTTTGGTTTTTACCTCCTTAAATGCCACGCGCGCGCCGTTTGGTAGCTCGTAAATATAAAAATCAAGCTTCTCGTTGTGCTTTTTTGATACGAAATTTTTAGGCTTTAGCGCGCCGTAGTCGAAAAGCTCGCTCTTTGATTGATTTGCGGCTAGCGTGTCGTATGGCTTTGCCTCCGCCCAAATTTGATCAAATTTAGCCTCGTTTAGCTTCGCTCCTTTGGCGCTAATTACGTTTAAATTTTTTACGTCGATGCCTAGTATCCGCCTAAATTCGGCGTTTACCTCCTCAAGGCTAATATCCTCAAGCAGCGCCAAAGTAACGTCGCGCAAGTCCTTGTCGCCTAGCAGCACGCCGCCGATCCTAGTCGTCTCCTCGATATTTGCCGCGACCGCGCTTGAGCGCTTGTTGCCCGCTTGCAGATAGGCGTTTTTGGCCGAGTTTATAAAATCTTTTTTCGCGCTTTCAAAGTCCGCCCGGCTAAAGCCAAATTTCTGCACGCCCTTTAAAACGCCCGCCAGATCGCTAAGCGCGCCGCTAAAATCATCCTCGACGGCATTTATCTCAAAAGCGTAAAGCACGTTTTGGTCTTCGATTATCGGCGAGTAAAATCGCCCGCGAAGGGCTAAATTTCGCTGCTCGTATATCATCGCGACGAGGTCTGAGATGTAGTTGGCGAGCAAATTTTGCCTGAGCCTTTGGATCTCGCCGTCAAATTTATACTTTTGCGCGAAGATCAAATTTATAGAGTTTAGCCCGATCTCTGCCGAGTCGTAGTTGTTTACGCTAAAGCCGCTTTTTATAGGGATAGTTTTATCGGGGCTTGCGTAGTCGTTCGTGTTTTTAGCGGAGCTAAAGCTTTGCTTTATCATCTCCTCGATGCGCTTTTTATCAAAGTCGCCGACTGCGATAAATTTCATAAATCTAGGCTGATACGTCCGCTCGTAAAAGCCCTTTATGGTCGCTACGTCGACGTTTTTTACGATATTCATATCGCCGATGGGCGACCTTTTGGCGTAGATGCTATCGCCGTAGAGCTCTGGCACGCGGTTTTTGATGTAAAATCTATACGCAGGCGTGTTTCTAGCGCGCTCCTCCTCTATGATGATGCCCCGCTCTTTATCCAGCTCGGCCGCGTCAAAGCTCACACCGTCGATCCAATCACGAAAGACACGAAAAACGTCCTTTAAATTTTGCTCGTTTACGTGGATTTCTAGCAGATAGCCCGTCTGATCGTAGCTAGTCTGCGCGTTTAGATCCGCGCCAAATGCCACTCCGAGACTCTCTAGTTTTTTAACTAGCTCATTTTTGCTAAACTCGCGGCTGCCGTTAAAAGCCATGTGCTCGGTAAAGTGCGCCAGTCCCAGCTCGTTTTCGCGCTCGTCGGTCGAACCGATGTTTACGACTAGATAAAAATAGGCCGAATTTGCAGGCTGCTTGTTTTCCTTGACGTAGTATTTTAGCCCGTTTGCTAGCTCGCCGCTCGATATAGCGGGATCTTGGGTCAAATTTAGCTTTTGCGCGGTTTTATCTTTTGCCGTCAAATTTGACGAGCTCAAATTTGCGTCCGTCTGCTGCGTTTTAGCGGTCTGCGCGACCGGCGCTTGTTTAGCTAAAACGCTCGCCGCAAAAACAGCTAGAAATAAAAATAAAATTTTTCTCATCGTCGTCCTTTAAATTTAAAAAGCCGATTATATAGCGCGATTTTTAATATTTTTGCCCGCACGTAGCCAATACGGCGGCCGTGCTAAATTTATTTTTTATAAAATTTATGCTAAATTTAGCCCAAATTTTAAAGGATAAATTTTGGTAAAAATAGGAATCCACGGCGCAAGCGGCAAAATGGGACGCATGATCATAGAGTGCCTAAAAAACGAGCCTGGCGCAAAGCTTAGCGCAGCTTATACGATAGAGCCGCTTGACTTTGCATTGCCCCAGGGCGCCATCCTCACGGACAAATTTGACGAGCTTTTCGCAAACTGCGACGTCGTTATCGACTTTACGATCAAAGAGGGCGCGATAAATCTGCTAAACTACGCTCGCACCGACCCAAAACCGCTAGTCATCGGCACGACGGGTCTTGGCGAGGACGGCGCGAACCTGCTAAAGCTAGCAAGCGCGGCGATGCCGATACTTTACGCCACCAATATGAGCCTTGGCGTCGCAGTTTTAAACCGATTGGCGGCGCTTGCTTCAAAGGCTTTACGCGAATTTGACGCCGAGATCGTCGAGCAGCACCACAGACACAAAAAAGACGCTCCAAGCGGCACTGCTCTAACTTTAGGCGAGCGCGTAGCGGAGGCTAGAGGGCTAAATCTAAAAGACGTTTTGGTGACCGGTAGAGACGGGCTAGTCGGAGCTCGCAGCAAGGACGAGATCGCGATCCTAGCGGTGCGAGGCGGCGACGTCGTGGGCAGGCATACGGTCGGATTTTACAACGACGGCGAGTTTATCGAGCTAAATCACACCGCAACTAGCCGCGCGACCTTTGCCAAAGGCGCGATAAAGGCGGCTATCTGGGTTGCCGGGCAGCAAAGCGGGTTGTACGGGATAGATGATTGCCTTGGGCTGTGATAATAAGCGGCTTGGCTTTTTCTACTTACTTTGCGTTGAAATTTAATTTTCAAGCTCGGCAACCCGCGCGGTTAGCCTACGCTTAAAAATTAAATTTTGCCTTAATTAAGCGAAAAATCCTTCGCCTTATCGTTTTACGTTCAAATTTTGATAATTAAATTTTAGCATGAGAGGCAAAGTGTCGCGAGATGATTTTTGAGGTTGCGTAGAAATTTTCGTCCAAGACTAGACATGTAGTCTGTCGCAGGGCGAAAATTTCAAGCTCCGCAAAAAGCGCTCGCGAGACGCCCCTAAAAAAGGAAAAAAATGTGTGCGATAGTTGGAGTAATAAATTCTAAAGACGCTGCGCGAACGGCATACTACGCGCTATTTGCGATGCAACACCGAGGCCAGGAAGCAAGCGGTATCAGCGCATGCGACGAGGGACACATCGAGACCGTCAAGGGTCGCGGGCTCGTGACGGAGGTCTTTAATAAAAAGAGCTTTGAAGCGCTAAAAGGCGACATGGCGATCGGCCACAACCGCTACGCCACCGCAGGCAAAAGCTCCGCCGCCGACGCCCAACCAATCGCGGCAAACTACGCGCTGGGCTCGATCTCGGTCGTACACAACGGCAACCTCGTAAACAAAGACGAAGTCCGCAACGCGCTGATCGCCGAGGGCGCGATATTTCAGACCAACATGGACACCGAAAACATCGTCCATCTCATCGCTAGAAGTCACAGCGAACACCTACAAGACCGCATCGTCGCAGCGCTAAAACAGATCAAGGGCGCCTACTGCCTACTCATCCAGTCGCGCCATAAAATTTTCGCCATCCGCGACCGATGGGGCGTGAGGCCGCTCTCGCTAGGGCGCCTAAAAGACGGCGGCTACATAGTGGCTAGCGAGACGTGCGCGTTTGATTTGGTGGGCGCGACCTTTATCCGCGACGTGGAGCCCGGCGAGATGCTGGTTTTTGAGCAAGGCAAAAGCGAGTTTGAGAGCGTGCGCCTTTTTGAAGCGGAGCCTAGAGTTTGCGCGTTTGAGTATATTTATTTCGCGCGCCCCGATAGCGTCATCGAGGGCAAAAGCGTCTACGAAGTGCGCAAGAAAATGGGCGAAACGCTAGCTAAAAAAAGCAAGATCGACGCGGACTTCGTCGTGCCGGTACCAGATAGTGGCACGCCGGCGGCGCTAGGCTACGCAAACGCTAGCGGGATACCGTTTGAGCTAGCTATCGTGCGTAATCACTACGTCGGTCGCACATTTATCGAACCGACGCAAGAGATGCGCAACCTCAAGGTCAAACTCAAACTAAACCCGATGGGGAGCTTACTCAAGGGCAAAAGCGTGGTCGTCGTGGATGACAGCATCGTGCGCGGCACGACCTCCAAAAAGATCGTCGAGCTACTTCGTCACGCGGGCGCGAGAGAAATACACTTTAAGGTCGCTTGCCCCGAGCTAAAATACCCTGAACGCTACGGCATCGATACCCCGAGCTTCGAGGAGCTAATCAGTGCAAACAAAACGCCCGAAGAGGTGTGCGAATATATCGGCGCGGACAGCCTCGAGTTTTTGGGCGTGGACGAGCTGGTTAGCAGCATCGGTAGCGAGCGCAAGTACTCGCTGGTTAGCTTTGACGGGGATTATTTTATCAAGTAAATTTGGCCTTTGCTGCTTCAAATTTGACCTATTTGGACAAATTTGAACTCGTCAAATTTGAGTGGCAAAACCCGCATCTTGAAAACACGAATTTTTGTTTTTGACGTTTTTGCTTCAAATTTGGATTTTTATAGATTTAAATTTGATGAAATTTATGCCCGAAATTCGGCGAATCAAATTTTAAAATTTGATTTCGAGCGCCATACTGCGTAAAAATGAAAATATTTTATCAATATATAAGCAAACGTTGAATATAATTGCGAACTTTAACGTCACGGTAGCTCAGCTGGTTAGAGCGCTGGTCTCATAAGCCGGAGGTCGGGAGTTCAAGTCTCCCCCGTGACACCAAAACGTCGTATTTTAGGCATCGGAAAAGTTTCTTCCGATCTTTCCCTTTCTTTAATATTTCCTTTAAGAGTGGAACACTTGTATAAAAAAGTGGAACACTATCTCAAAAAAGTTCAAAATTATATCTCACTCTTGCTTCACAAACAATGAAAAACGTCAAAAAATAAAAATATTTTGCCACAGCCAAGCAATCTAATAGTTTTATTTGGTACCGACAAATTATGTGGCTATTTTTAAATATAATGATACTTTTACGATGGATGCAAGGGCTTGCAGTTTATATTTTGTAGGTTTAGATTAACTTTTTTTAGAAGTCTGCAGGATAAAAGCTTTAGGGTAGTTTTAGCCTGAACTATCGTCAGAACCCCCTAAGCTACTGCGGATTATAATACAATCAATATAAAAAAGCACTTAGGAAGCAGATGTTTGACATAGTCCAAAGCCAGTATGAAAAAATATACGATATATTTAAACAAGGCTACGATGACTTTATGGATCACGAATTTGAGGCCAGAATAAAAAGAGCGATATCGGTATTGCATTTTAAATATTTACTTGGAGCCTGCAAAGAAGCTAACGCCGTATTGCCAAAAACAGACCTAAACAACCTT of Campylobacter showae contains these proteins:
- the dapB gene encoding 4-hydroxy-tetrahydrodipicolinate reductase; the protein is MVKIGIHGASGKMGRMIIECLKNEPGAKLSAAYTIEPLDFALPQGAILTDKFDELFANCDVVIDFTIKEGAINLLNYARTDPKPLVIGTTGLGEDGANLLKLASAAMPILYATNMSLGVAVLNRLAALASKALREFDAEIVEQHHRHKKDAPSGTALTLGERVAEARGLNLKDVLVTGRDGLVGARSKDEIAILAVRGGDVVGRHTVGFYNDGEFIELNHTATSRATFAKGAIKAAIWVAGQQSGLYGIDDCLGL
- a CDS encoding M16 family metallopeptidase; this translates as MRKILFLFLAVFAASVLAKQAPVAQTAKTQQTDANLSSSNLTAKDKTAQKLNLTQDPAISSGELANGLKYYVKENKQPANSAYFYLVVNIGSTDERENELGLAHFTEHMAFNGSREFSKNELVKKLESLGVAFGADLNAQTSYDQTGYLLEIHVNEQNLKDVFRVFRDWIDGVSFDAAELDKERGIIIEEERARNTPAYRFYIKNRVPELYGDSIYAKRSPIGDMNIVKNVDVATIKGFYERTYQPRFMKFIAVGDFDKKRIEEMIKQSFSSAKNTNDYASPDKTIPIKSGFSVNNYDSAEIGLNSINLIFAQKYKFDGEIQRLRQNLLANYISDLVAMIYEQRNLALRGRFYSPIIEDQNVLYAFEINAVEDDFSGALSDLAGVLKGVQKFGFSRADFESAKKDFINSAKNAYLQAGNKRSSAVAANIEETTRIGGVLLGDKDLRDVTLALLEDISLEEVNAEFRRILGIDVKNLNVISAKGAKLNEAKFDQIWAEAKPYDTLAANQSKSELFDYGALKPKNFVSKKHNEKLDFYIYELPNGARVAFKEVKTKKDVVWLSAVSRGGTSNLPKPKQGALAVEVSNESGAGEFSNYDLAKILSGKQLSYSKFIDQLSQGYSASSASADFEWLLRALFLEFSEPRFDENALKKTKINELEKLEKTKNLPERKFRDEFARFFYENNPRTNPLEAADINELQMNDVKKIVKEKFTNAASYDFIVVGDLNLTAVEPLLQKYLANLPARAQRENFVDDGVRTISGEREFKRSYQTTQRSDAAMIMKSENVKYSHSELLRVNALSAMLSMMLREDVREDRGQVYGLGVHMNLAKYPYESFTAHFGFTAAPDNVNAVLGEIKSNVAELKGGADVKRYLQNFKKSALVKMRQSYVQGDFWTRALMRELVFGDEILSLDEYENAVNALTEQDVKDAAKLYLDEKNVVISVNNPALAK
- the purF gene encoding amidophosphoribosyltransferase, whose amino-acid sequence is MCAIVGVINSKDAARTAYYALFAMQHRGQEASGISACDEGHIETVKGRGLVTEVFNKKSFEALKGDMAIGHNRYATAGKSSAADAQPIAANYALGSISVVHNGNLVNKDEVRNALIAEGAIFQTNMDTENIVHLIARSHSEHLQDRIVAALKQIKGAYCLLIQSRHKIFAIRDRWGVRPLSLGRLKDGGYIVASETCAFDLVGATFIRDVEPGEMLVFEQGKSEFESVRLFEAEPRVCAFEYIYFARPDSVIEGKSVYEVRKKMGETLAKKSKIDADFVVPVPDSGTPAALGYANASGIPFELAIVRNHYVGRTFIEPTQEMRNLKVKLKLNPMGSLLKGKSVVVVDDSIVRGTTSKKIVELLRHAGAREIHFKVACPELKYPERYGIDTPSFEELISANKTPEEVCEYIGADSLEFLGVDELVSSIGSERKYSLVSFDGDYFIK